The following coding sequences lie in one Microbacterium sp. XT11 genomic window:
- the serC gene encoding phosphoserine transaminase: MAIEIPRDLLPADGRFGCGPSKVRAEQLDALLVDGPSLLGTSHRQAPVKNLVGSVRERLANLFRLPDGYEIVLSNGGSTAFWDAAAFGLIENRSQNLVFGEFGGKFAAAAGAPWLQAPDVRKAEPGARIGAEAVDGVDVYAWPHNETSTGVWAPVERVAADGALTVIDATSAAGGIDVDIAQADVYYFAPQKNLGSDGGLWFAAVSPAAIERIERIAASGRYIPEFLSLKNAVDNSRLNQTLNTPALTTLHLLDSQLGWILERGGLEWAAARTAESSGVLYDWAAESAVATPFVADPSHRSPVVVTIDFDESVDAAAIAKSLRANGIVDTEPYRKLGRNQLRIATFVSIEPDDIRQLTRALDYVLAHQGA; encoded by the coding sequence ATGGCGATCGAGATTCCCCGTGACCTCCTGCCCGCTGACGGACGCTTCGGATGCGGCCCGTCCAAGGTCCGTGCCGAGCAGCTCGATGCGCTGCTCGTCGACGGCCCCTCGCTGCTCGGCACCTCGCATCGTCAGGCACCGGTGAAGAACCTCGTGGGGAGCGTGCGCGAGCGTCTCGCCAACCTCTTCCGTCTCCCCGATGGCTACGAGATCGTGCTCAGCAACGGCGGATCGACCGCGTTCTGGGATGCCGCGGCCTTCGGCCTCATCGAGAACCGCAGCCAGAACCTCGTCTTCGGCGAGTTCGGCGGCAAGTTCGCGGCGGCAGCGGGCGCACCCTGGCTGCAGGCCCCCGACGTGCGCAAGGCGGAGCCCGGCGCGCGCATCGGCGCCGAGGCCGTCGACGGCGTCGACGTCTATGCGTGGCCGCACAACGAGACGTCGACGGGCGTGTGGGCCCCCGTGGAGCGCGTCGCGGCAGACGGCGCCCTCACCGTGATCGACGCGACGAGCGCGGCCGGCGGCATCGACGTCGACATCGCGCAGGCGGACGTGTACTACTTCGCCCCCCAGAAGAACCTCGGCTCCGACGGCGGTCTCTGGTTCGCCGCGGTCTCCCCCGCCGCCATCGAGCGGATCGAGCGGATCGCGGCATCCGGCCGGTACATCCCCGAGTTCCTGAGCCTGAAGAACGCGGTCGACAACTCGCGCCTCAACCAGACGCTGAACACGCCGGCGCTGACGACCCTGCACCTCCTCGACTCGCAGCTCGGCTGGATCCTCGAGCGGGGCGGGCTCGAATGGGCTGCCGCACGCACGGCGGAGTCCTCCGGCGTCCTCTACGACTGGGCGGCCGAGTCAGCGGTCGCCACCCCGTTCGTGGCCGACCCGTCGCACCGCTCCCCCGTCGTCGTCACGATCGACTTCGACGAGAGCGTCGATGCCGCCGCGATCGCGAAGAGCCTGCGCGCGAACGGCATCGTCGATACCGAGCCCTACCGCAAGCTGGGCCGCAACCAGCTCCGCATCGCGACGTTCGTGTCGATCGAGCCGGATGACATCCGTCAGCTCACGCGCGCCCTCGACTACGTGCTCGCACACCAGGGCGCCTGA
- a CDS encoding metal-dependent transcriptional regulator, with the protein MTDLIDTTEMYLRTILELEEENIVPLRARISERLGHSGPTVSQTVGRMERDGLVVVSEDRTLELTESGRRKAVDVMRKHRLAERLLSDVIGLDWAYVHEEACRWEHVMSEQVERRLVELLGHPTESPYGNPIPGLDQLGDLPARTFDEGVIGLVQKLNAAGGPIEGTVRRLAEPAQVDPELLEQLREAGVVPGAKGDYRFNEGYVLIRMEGRDEGLELPVELASHIFLVGDPA; encoded by the coding sequence ATGACGGACTTGATCGACACCACGGAGATGTATCTCCGCACCATCCTCGAGCTCGAGGAGGAGAACATCGTGCCGCTGCGTGCACGCATCTCCGAGCGTCTGGGTCACTCCGGGCCGACGGTGTCGCAGACGGTCGGGCGCATGGAGCGCGACGGCCTCGTCGTCGTCTCCGAGGACCGTACGCTCGAGCTCACGGAGTCCGGTCGCCGCAAGGCGGTCGACGTCATGCGCAAGCACCGCCTCGCCGAGCGGCTGCTGTCCGACGTCATCGGCCTCGACTGGGCGTACGTGCACGAAGAGGCGTGCCGCTGGGAGCACGTGATGAGCGAGCAGGTCGAGCGCCGCCTCGTCGAACTGCTCGGGCACCCCACCGAGTCGCCGTACGGCAACCCCATCCCTGGACTCGACCAGCTCGGAGACCTCCCCGCGCGCACGTTCGACGAGGGTGTGATCGGCCTCGTGCAGAAGCTGAACGCCGCCGGCGGTCCGATCGAGGGCACCGTGCGCCGCCTCGCCGAGCCCGCGCAGGTCGACCCCGAGCTGCTGGAGCAGTTGCGCGAGGCGGGCGTCGTACCAGGCGCGAAGGGCGACTACCGCTTCAACGAGGGATACGTGCTCATCCGCATGGAGGGCCGCGACGAAGGCCTCGAGCTGCCGGTCGAGCTCGCCTCGCACATCTTCCTCGTCGGCGATCCGGCCTGA
- a CDS encoding DUF3027 domain-containing protein, whose product MTSKPEVDQRLVDAHDLALAALREITPASTIGPAAGYLPEEDGSVSLRFENRLPGYPGWYWTVTVARVAEEEPTVLEVELLPGDGALLAPEWVPWAERLAEYRAHQAELAEQAAAAAAETDAEGDDVTAAADEDDLVLVEDVDDLDELDDDHEPDILHAGDLDGVDIDELDDSDDDDDVDQEDDDSDDESDEDGDVDSDDEE is encoded by the coding sequence ACGACCTCGCGCTCGCCGCTCTGCGGGAGATCACGCCTGCCTCGACGATCGGTCCGGCCGCCGGCTACCTGCCGGAGGAGGACGGGTCGGTGTCGCTGCGTTTCGAGAACCGTCTTCCCGGGTATCCCGGGTGGTACTGGACGGTGACGGTGGCTCGCGTCGCCGAAGAGGAGCCGACCGTGCTCGAGGTCGAGCTGCTCCCCGGTGACGGGGCGCTGCTCGCGCCGGAGTGGGTGCCGTGGGCCGAGCGGCTCGCGGAGTACCGCGCGCATCAGGCGGAGCTCGCCGAGCAGGCGGCGGCCGCTGCGGCGGAGACGGATGCCGAGGGCGACGACGTCACGGCCGCCGCGGACGAGGACGACCTGGTGCTCGTGGAGGACGTGGACGACCTCGACGAGCTGGACGACGACCACGAGCCCGACATCCTCCACGCCGGCGACCTGGACGGCGTCGACATCGACGAGCTTGACGATTCCGACGACGATGACGACGTCGATCAGGAGGACGACGACTCCGACGACGAGTCCGACGAGGACGGCGACGTCGACTCCGACGACGAGGAGTGA
- a CDS encoding HNH endonuclease has translation MRTLVLNAGYEPLAIVSFKRALVLVMNDKATVIEKVEDDPVWGTHGAYDRPAVIILSRYVRIPAGRRVPVTRRGVLRRDDHRCGYCGKAASTIDHVLPRSRGGADSWENLVACCLRCNNLKSDRTPQEMRWELRFTPRPPHGTAWTVRGSERTDPRWEPYLALAA, from the coding sequence ATGCGCACACTGGTCCTGAACGCCGGATACGAGCCGCTCGCGATCGTGTCGTTCAAGCGAGCCCTGGTGCTCGTGATGAACGACAAGGCGACCGTGATCGAGAAGGTCGAAGACGACCCCGTCTGGGGGACTCACGGGGCCTATGACCGCCCTGCCGTCATCATCCTCTCGCGCTATGTGCGCATTCCGGCCGGGCGCCGCGTCCCCGTCACGCGACGCGGCGTGCTGCGGCGCGACGACCACCGCTGCGGGTACTGCGGCAAGGCCGCCTCGACCATCGACCATGTGCTGCCTCGTTCCCGCGGTGGCGCGGACTCATGGGAGAACCTCGTCGCATGCTGCCTGCGGTGCAACAACCTCAAGAGCGACCGGACGCCCCAGGAGATGCGGTGGGAGCTGCGGTTCACGCCACGCCCTCCGCACGGCACGGCGTGGACCGTGCGCGGGTCCGAGCGCACCGATCCGCGTTGGGAGCCGTACCTCGCCCTTGCGGCCTGA
- a CDS encoding M23 family metallopeptidase: MKPLRSVAIFGAVGALVAAVALPAYAATKPADAAPMTVQQLAAVDAQSLVVASEATAAPVDRGSFSATTPDEIAKKKAEEAAAARAAALASAASASSRSFNIGSYALVSPGSGEVRYPLPLGSYRVSRTLGSGHNGADMVSPQGTPIYAATAGVVRVSSESYYGYGVGVVIDGVVGGQRVETTYGHMTYGSRQVQVGQTVAPGQLIGFVGSTGRSTANHLHFEVKVNGGLVEPIGWLAANAG; this comes from the coding sequence GTGAAGCCTCTGCGATCCGTCGCCATCTTCGGCGCGGTCGGCGCTCTCGTCGCCGCCGTGGCCCTTCCGGCCTACGCCGCCACGAAGCCCGCGGATGCCGCGCCGATGACGGTGCAGCAGCTCGCGGCCGTCGACGCCCAGTCGCTCGTCGTGGCCTCCGAGGCCACCGCGGCGCCGGTCGACAGGGGGTCGTTCAGTGCGACGACGCCCGACGAGATCGCGAAGAAGAAGGCCGAAGAGGCCGCGGCGGCCCGAGCTGCTGCCCTGGCCTCGGCTGCGTCGGCGTCCTCGCGCAGCTTCAACATCGGCAGCTACGCCCTCGTGTCTCCCGGCTCCGGCGAGGTGCGCTACCCGCTGCCGCTGGGCTCGTACCGGGTCTCGCGCACACTCGGCAGCGGCCACAACGGTGCTGACATGGTGTCGCCGCAGGGCACACCGATCTACGCCGCGACTGCGGGCGTCGTCCGGGTCTCGTCGGAGAGCTACTACGGCTACGGCGTCGGCGTCGTGATCGACGGCGTCGTTGGCGGACAGCGCGTCGAGACCACCTACGGTCACATGACCTACGGTTCGCGACAGGTGCAGGTGGGGCAGACGGTTGCGCCGGGTCAGCTCATCGGCTTCGTCGGCAGCACCGGTCGTTCCACGGCCAACCACCTGCACTTCGAGGTCAAGGTCAACGGCGGACTCGTGGAGCCCATCGGCTGGCTCGCCGCGAACGCCGGCTGA